A section of the Sebastes fasciatus isolate fSebFas1 chromosome 5, fSebFas1.pri, whole genome shotgun sequence genome encodes:
- the slc10a4 gene encoding sodium/bile acid cotransporter 4: protein MENSSMSGGDAQNAALTDFMSKQVVHFAEDSTMAGLAARSAIFSTSSSAAGADFMSVLQTEAPHLMPAFWDSPLSHGINVFVGLVLCFTMLGLGCTVEVSQLGEHIRRPVGVLLALLCQFVIMPLVAFLLALAFSLDDVAAMAVLLCGCCPGGNLSNIMSLLVHGEMNLSIVMTISSTLLALVLMPLCLWIYSRAWINTPVVNLMPFGAIILTLCSTLIPIGLGVMLRYRYTRVADIVLKVSLWSLLITLILLFILTGAMLGPELLSTIPPSVYVVAILMPLCGYAAGYGLAVLFELPPSSCRSVSLETGCQNVQLCTAILKLAFPPQLMGGMYMFPLLYALFQAAEAGIFILAYRMYRKKVLHKPDPMRDGEDTDITYQRFQDDEDMDSSYGAVTVSDPNTIMLDPCPPDPTPV, encoded by the exons ATGGAGAACTCCAGCATGTCGGGTGGCGACGCACAAAATGCTGCTTTGACAGACTTTATGTCGAAGCAAGTTGTGCATTTTGCAGAGGACTCTACCATGGCTGGATTAGCAGCGAGGAGTGCCATCTTCAGCACATCCAGTTCTGCAGCTGGAGCTGACTTTATGTCGGTTCTGCAGACTGAAGCTCCTCATCTGATGCCCGCCTTCTGGGACTCCCCTCTCAGCCACGGTATCAATGTGTTCGTGGGTCTGGTCCTGTGCTTCACCATGCTGGGTCTGGGCTGCACCGTGGAGGTCAGCCAGCTGGGAGAACACATCCGCAGACCCGTCGGAGTGCTGCTGGCTCTGCTCTGTCAGTTCGTCATCATGCCCTTGGTGGCCTTTCTGTTGGCTCTAGCCTTCTCTCTGGATGATGTGGCTGCGATGGCTGTTCTGCTCTGTGGATGCTGTCCAGGAGGAAACCTGTCAAACATCATGTCTCTGCTGGTGCACGGGGAGATGAATCTAAG CATCGTCATGACCATATCTTCCACTCTGCTGGCGCTGGTGCTGATGCCGCTGTGTCTGTGGATCTACAGCCGAGCCTGGATCAACACACCTGTAGTCAACCTCATGCCCTTCGGGGCCATCATCCTGACCTTGTGCAGCACTCTCATCCCCATTGGTTTAGGAGTTATGCTGAGGTACCGATACACGCGTGTGGCCGACATCGTTTTAAAG GTCTCCCTGTGGTCTCTGCTGATCACCCTCATACTGCTGTTCATCCTGACTGGAGCGATGCTGGGACCTGAGCTGCTGTCCACCATCCCGCCCTCTGTCTACGTGGTGGCTATCCTGATGCCTCTATGTGGCTACGCTGCAGGTTACGGCCTGGCCGTGCTATTTGAACTGCCGCCCAGCAGCTGCAGGTCGGTCTCCCTGGAGACGGGATGCCAGAACGTGCAGCTGTGCACGGCCATCCTGAAGCTGGCCTTCCCGCCTCAGCTGATGGGAGGGATGTACATGTTCCCTCTGCTCTACGCCCTGTTCCAAGCGGCCGAGGCCGGCATTTTCATCCTGGCCTACAGGATGTACAGGAAGAAGGTCCTGCACAAACCGGACCCCATGCGGGACGGCGAGGACACGGATATAACGTATCAAAGGTTTCAGGATGATGAGGACATGGACTCGTCTTATGGTGCCGTGACAGTGAGCGACCCAAACACCATCATGTTGGACCCCTGTCCTCCTGATCCGACTCCTGTCTAA